From the Oleiharenicola lentus genome, one window contains:
- a CDS encoding adenylate/guanylate cyclase domain-containing protein encodes MADPAHSDFSLRWRWLLPVVALVGLFHLSPLSDALNRGFFDAASRHPLKAPPLPDNSALVLVDEKTMAAMSAQGVRWPFPRLIFAQLIASLHLAGAEKVVVDFTFFEESDAMQDQLLAGLAAAAPSVVLARTAERPPVFWSEEFVAAHPQFFGNKMRTGLVEFPADADGVARRYDLPLSLAGSADGEPKRPKNAQGGLLRWHGGLRSIETKGVKVYSAADFIAVGRPIIERLANAAPDLDAPGLAAALAAEPALQGPLADAVRGKVVFVGANASGTFDVKPLPVGKVEPGVLIHWTAWTNLVTGGFITALAWPFGLGATLLAGAAVLLAGLNRTSIIAPVGIAVVLTAVLFGGAYAGLSAGWWLPPATPAAGVALVLLGVVVENFWREQRRKREIQAMFGAYVDPGVVEELVRNPAAIRLGGERREATVFFSDLAGFTDLSEKLPAEQMVEVVNAYLEETSECLHRHGAYVDKYIGDAVMAVLGAPQQLPDHAVAACHAALEARAALAGINARYAAKVGVTLEVRIGLNTGDMVVGNLGSSRKKQYTVMGDTVNLASRLEGANKAFGTGILLGEETARRVQSAMVTRPLARLRVKGKLQAIEVHTLHGVAGTLPAEEKEFVEIYRAGYTALCQRRFAEAAAAFTRALALRPGDLTTRRWQFEATSLTQSPPPPDWEPVISLDSK; translated from the coding sequence GTGGCCGACCCCGCACACTCCGATTTCTCCCTCCGCTGGCGCTGGCTGCTGCCGGTGGTCGCGCTCGTCGGGCTGTTCCACCTCTCGCCGCTCTCCGACGCCCTGAACCGCGGGTTCTTCGACGCCGCGAGCCGGCATCCGCTGAAGGCCCCACCGCTGCCGGACAATTCGGCGCTGGTGCTGGTGGACGAGAAAACCATGGCGGCCATGAGCGCGCAGGGGGTGCGCTGGCCGTTCCCGCGGCTCATCTTCGCCCAGCTCATCGCCTCGCTGCACCTCGCCGGCGCGGAGAAGGTCGTGGTGGACTTCACCTTCTTCGAGGAATCCGATGCCATGCAGGACCAGCTGCTCGCCGGCCTCGCCGCGGCCGCCCCTTCGGTCGTGCTCGCGCGCACGGCGGAACGGCCGCCGGTCTTCTGGAGTGAGGAGTTTGTGGCGGCGCACCCGCAGTTTTTTGGGAACAAGATGCGCACGGGATTGGTGGAGTTTCCGGCTGACGCTGACGGTGTGGCCAGGCGCTACGACCTGCCTCTTTCCCTTGCGGGCAGTGCAGATGGTGAACCAAAACGCCCGAAAAACGCCCAGGGCGGTCTCCTCCGCTGGCACGGGGGATTGCGGTCCATCGAGACCAAGGGCGTGAAGGTTTACTCGGCGGCGGACTTCATCGCGGTTGGCCGCCCGATCATCGAACGTCTGGCCAACGCCGCGCCCGATTTGGACGCGCCCGGCCTGGCGGCAGCACTGGCGGCAGAACCTGCCTTGCAGGGGCCGCTGGCCGACGCCGTGCGGGGCAAGGTCGTCTTCGTCGGCGCCAACGCCAGCGGCACTTTCGACGTGAAGCCTTTGCCCGTGGGCAAGGTCGAGCCGGGCGTCCTGATTCATTGGACCGCGTGGACCAATCTCGTGACCGGTGGCTTCATCACGGCGCTGGCCTGGCCCTTTGGGCTCGGGGCCACGCTGCTCGCCGGCGCCGCCGTCTTGCTTGCAGGGTTGAACCGCACTTCCATCATTGCGCCGGTCGGCATCGCAGTGGTGCTGACCGCGGTGCTCTTCGGCGGAGCCTATGCCGGCCTGTCGGCGGGTTGGTGGCTGCCACCCGCCACACCCGCAGCGGGCGTGGCGCTGGTGCTGCTCGGCGTGGTGGTGGAAAACTTCTGGCGCGAACAGCGGCGCAAACGCGAGATCCAGGCGATGTTCGGCGCCTACGTGGACCCGGGCGTCGTGGAAGAGCTCGTGCGCAACCCGGCGGCCATCCGTCTCGGGGGCGAGCGGCGCGAGGCCACCGTGTTCTTCTCCGATCTCGCCGGTTTCACCGACCTTTCCGAAAAACTCCCCGCCGAGCAGATGGTCGAGGTCGTCAACGCCTACCTTGAGGAAACCAGCGAATGCCTGCACCGCCACGGCGCGTACGTGGACAAGTACATCGGCGACGCCGTCATGGCCGTGCTCGGCGCGCCGCAGCAGCTGCCCGACCACGCCGTCGCCGCCTGCCACGCCGCGCTTGAGGCGCGCGCCGCTTTGGCCGGTATCAACGCCCGCTACGCCGCCAAGGTCGGCGTGACGCTGGAAGTCCGCATCGGCCTCAACACGGGCGACATGGTCGTCGGCAACCTCGGTTCCTCGCGGAAAAAACAATACACCGTGATGGGCGACACCGTGAACCTCGCCTCGCGGCTGGAGGGCGCCAACAAGGCCTTCGGCACCGGCATCCTGCTCGGTGAGGAAACGGCCCGGCGCGTGCAGAGCGCGATGGTAACGCGTCCGCTCGCCCGCCTGCGCGTGAAGGGCAAGCTGCAGGCCATCGAGGTCCACACCCTGCACGGCGTCGCCGGCACCCTGCCGGCCGAAGAAAAGGAGTTTGTCGAAATCTACCGCGCAGGCTACACCGCCCTCTGCCAACGGCGTTTCGCCGAGGCCGCCGCCGCGTTCACCCGGGCGCTGGCGCTGCGGCCCGGCGACCTGACCACCCGCCGCTGGCAGTTCGAAGCCACGTCCCTCACCCAATCCCCGCCCCCGCCCGACTGGGAACCTGTCATTTCCCTGGATTCCAAATGA
- a CDS encoding DUF4202 domain-containing protein produces MSFARARKLIDAAHAGDPKKTADGRPAELVYADRMEAWVVRAAAEPTDLLRLAARCQHLERWLVPRATFPEGKAGYLKWRQSLYKKQADRARELLLQAGVSAADADAAATWVSKTAMKTNPGTQALEDAACLVFLENEIGDFAAQHTEYPREKFVEIIRKTWKKMSPRGQDLAKTIPLPPAIGALVTEAITGA; encoded by the coding sequence ATGAGCTTTGCCCGCGCCCGCAAACTGATCGACGCCGCCCACGCCGGCGATCCCAAGAAGACGGCCGACGGCCGTCCCGCCGAACTCGTCTATGCCGACCGCATGGAAGCGTGGGTCGTCCGCGCCGCCGCCGAGCCCACCGACCTCCTGCGCCTCGCCGCCCGCTGCCAGCACCTCGAACGTTGGCTCGTGCCGCGCGCCACTTTTCCCGAGGGCAAGGCCGGCTACCTGAAGTGGCGCCAGTCGCTCTACAAGAAACAGGCCGACCGCGCCCGTGAACTCCTGCTGCAGGCCGGCGTATCCGCCGCCGACGCCGACGCGGCGGCAACCTGGGTTTCGAAGACGGCGATGAAGACCAATCCCGGCACCCAGGCGCTCGAGGACGCCGCCTGCCTCGTCTTCCTTGAGAACGAAATCGGGGACTTCGCCGCGCAGCACACGGAGTATCCGCGCGAGAAGTTCGTGGAGATCATCCGCAAGACCTGGAAAAAGATGAGCCCGCGCGGCCAGGACTTGGCGAAGACCATCCCGCTTCCGCCCGCCATCGGCGCGCTGGTGACCGAGGCGATCACAGGGGCGTGA